The following coding sequences are from one Corticium candelabrum chromosome 20, ooCorCand1.1, whole genome shotgun sequence window:
- the LOC134195381 gene encoding DNA replication licensing factor MCM3-like, producing MALDIDRDLQRVQREYIDFLDDDAEHGVYREKVREMIRKGENRLIVNINALRRKLPKRAACMLNEAIDEVIAFQRALREFVASSDAVYVKQFEEFYIGFEGSFGNKHVTPRTLTSSYLGNLVCVEGIVTKCSLVRPKVVKSVHYCPATKKTVERRYSDLTTLNAFPSTSAYPTKDDVGNPLETEFGLSVYRDHQTLSMQEMPEKAPAGQLPRSVDIILDGDLVDICKPGDRIQVIGIYRCLPSKKNSYTSCSFRTVVLANNIVVLSKETSPKLIAEDVQKMRQFRSTKRFNKFEMLARSLAPSIHGHEWIKQAVLCLLLGGTEKVLENGTRLRGDINVLLIGDPSTAKSQMLRYVLHSAPRAITTTGRGSSGVGLTAAVTTDPETGDRTLEAGAMVLADRGVVCIDEFDKMTDIDRTAIHEVMEQGRVTIAKAGIHAKLNARCSVLAAANPVYGRYDEYKPPMDNIGMQDSLLSRFDLIFIVLDEMDPDYDRDISDHVLRMHRYRAAGEQDGEAMQIGGGGSLLSTVNLDVEDDGYEETHIFEKHDSLLHGKKIKDKNDKFKHRRVSMVFLKKYIHVARLMKPALTRESCDMIAAEYSKLRTQDTSGTDKAKTQPVTARTLETMIRLSTAHAKGRLSKTVDEEDAQFAIDMINYAYFKKVSVRQKRRKIEEEEEEESQDDDENDAVDDDDDDNDGETSRRRRSPRTRSQQSSGRKTRKSQDECDPYHFGSDVDSPAKRRAIGKQTADRTSIDDERLAEFRSVILRLFSSEHAQSISLQQVQQAAQATFTESETAAALEAMQTANQVMVADGTVFLI from the exons aTGGCTTTAGACATTGATCGCGATTTGCAGCGCGTTCAACGCGAGTACATCGACTTTCTCGACGACGAC GCGGAACATGGTGTTTATCGTGAGAAAGTGAGGGAAATGATACGAAAGGGAGAGAACAGACTGATTGTCAACATCAATGCGTTGAGGCGCAAGCTGCCGAAAAGAGCAGCCTG TATGCTAAATGAGGCAATTGATGAAGTCATTGCTTTCCAA CGTGCGTTGAGAGAATTTGTTGCGTCTTCTGATGCTGTGTACGTGAAACAGTTTGAAGAGTTCTACATTGGTTTTGAGGGAAG TTTTGGCAACAAGCATGTAACGCCCCGAACACTCACTTCAAGTTACCTCGGCAACCTTGTATGTGTGGAAGGAATTGTCACCAAAT GCTCGCTGGTCAGACCGAAGGTGGTGAAAAGTGTTCACTACTGTCCAGCTACGAAGAAGACAGTAGAACGAAGATATTCAGATCTGACAACATTGAATGCATTTCCCAGCACATCGGCGTATCCTACAAag GATGATGTCGGAAATCCACTAGAAACAGAAtttggtttgtctgtataCAGAGATCATCAAACACTTAGCATGCAG GAAATGCCAGAAAAAGCTCCTGCCGGGCAGTTGCCTCGTTCAGTCGACATCATCTTGGATGGTGACTTAGTGGACATATGCAAa CCGGGAGATAGGATTCAAGTGATTGGGATATATCGATGTCTTCCATCTAAGAAGAATAGTTACACTTCCTGCAGCTTTAG GACTGTTGTTTTGGCAAACAACATTGTTGTGCTCAGCAAAGAGACTTCTCCTAAACTAATAGCTGAAGATGTGCAGAAGATGAGGCAGTTTCGGTCTACCAAGAGATTT aataaatttgaaatgttGGCAAGATCTTTGGCTCCATCAATTCATGGCCACGAGTGGATCAAACAAGctgttctttgtttgcttctcGGTGGCACAGAAAAAGTGCTTGAAAATGGAACAAGACTAAGAGG tgatatcaatgtgttgcTGATTGGTGATCCTTCGACAGCAAAATCACAGATGCTACG TTATGTGTTGCATTCTGCACCTCGTGCTATTACAACTACTGGTCGTGGATCATCGGGTGTTGGTCTGACTGCTGCTGTAACGACTGACCCTGAGACAGGAGATAGGACTTTAGAGGCAGGGGCTATGGTGCTGGCTGATAGGGGAGTTGTTTGTATTGATGAGTTTGACAAG ATGACAGACATTGATCGTACTGCCATTCACGAAGTAATGGAACAAGGTCGAGTAACAATTGCAAAAGCCGGCATCCACGCAAAACTCAATGCAAGATGCTCAGTCCTAGCAGCAGCCAATCCAGTCTACGGACGG TATGATGAATACAAGCCACCAATGGATAACATTGGGATGCAAGATTCTCTGCTCTCTCGTTTCGATCTCATTTTTATTGTTCTTGATGAG ATGGATCCTGATTATGACCGTGATATCTCTGATCACGTGCTGAGGATGCATCGTTATCGGGCAGCTGGAGAACAAGACGGGGAAG CTATGCAgattggtggtggtggtagccTCCTCTCTACTGTCAATCTCGATGTTGAAGATGACGGCTACGAGGAGACTCACATCTTCGAGAAACACGACAGTCTCCTTcatggcaagaaaatcaaagACAAAAA TGACAAGTTTAAGCATAGGAGAGTGTCTATGGTGTTCTTGAAGAAATACATACATGTTGCTCGTCTGATGAAG CCTGCTTTGACTCGTGAGTCATGTGACATGATTGCTGCAGAGTATTCAAAGCTGAGAACGCAAGACACATCAGGAACAGACAAAGCCAAG ACACAACCCGTGACTGCCAGAACATTAGAAACAATGATTCGGCTGTCTACAGCCCATGCAAAAGGCAGATTGTCAAAGACAGTCGACGag GAGGATGCTCAGTTTGCGATTGACATGATCAACTATGCATACTTCAAGAAA GTGAGTGTCAGACAAAAACGAAGAAAGAttgaggaggaggaggaggaagagtcacaagatgatgatgagaatgatgctgttgatgatgacgatgatgacaatgatggtGAGACTTCACGCCGTAGACGATCCCCAAG GACGAGGAGCCAGCAGTCTAGTGGAAGGAAGACAAGAAAGAGTCAAGATGAATGTGATCCTTACCACTTTGGGAGTGACG TTGATTCTCCTGCTAAACGACGTGCCATTGGCAAGCAAACTGCTGATAGAACATCTATTGATGACGAAAG aTTAGCTGAATTCCGAAGTGTCATTCTTCGGCTCTTCTCATCTGAGCACGCTCAAAGCATCTCCCTCCAACAAGTGCAACAAGCAGCACAAGCAACCTTCACAGAATcagaaacagcagcagcactAGAAGCCATGCAGACAGCAAATCAAGTGATGGTCGCAGACGGCACCGTATTTCTAATCTAA
- the LOC134195919 gene encoding uncharacterized protein LOC134195919, protein MLLLRLVLVFCWTGLGAADGNVEIYFDFYLDINLQQSNGDCCRPAAGACLKSCANYFEVCYRPVNTTELFLTCQTTGVLLTAPDPVFTSAHSLSFTLNQTLGNGIRNPISLFFKGSWPVSEF, encoded by the exons ATGTTGCTGTTACGACTGGTTTTAGTGTTCTGTTGGACAGGATTG ggAGCTGCTGACGGTAACGTGGAGATTTACTTTGACTTTTATTTGGACATTAATCTACAACAAAGCAATGGAGATTGCTGTCGCCCTGCTGCTGGTGCTTGCTTGAAGAGCTGTGCCAACTATTTTGAAGTGTGTTATCGACCTGTCAATACAACTGAACTCTTTCTAACCTGTCAGACAACTGGAGTGCTTCTCACTGCACCTGATCCAGTATTTACATCGGCTCATAGCCTAAGCTTTACATTAAACCAAACGTTGGGAAATGGCATAAGGAACcccatttctttgttttttaaaGGTTCCTGGCCAGTAAGTGAGTTTTGA
- the LOC134195382 gene encoding uncharacterized protein LOC134195382, whose protein sequence is MVSRLLRPSAVVLATFTAAKTDDVNSKSSRKISELPIYSTEEVKYLEYKAPERTELEEYIARVRRKVWTFGENVEERFVSMKKSYMMVKDKVIEYSNVITQTADTEENIIPKVAAVSLVGVISFAAAGSSRMRQILLPLVGSTAMAAVCFPTITNQVLVKPGVRVYHQLKEQLIQLKDKATHQVSQQQVRHVETPEEKEIVEIVGHRESEDTKAVEVEDKHVVDEQKDVVLSVSETESRDNVLSIQGDFGQSDPSDSDMYSHHSTK, encoded by the exons ATGGTTTCCCGGCTTTTGCGTCCTTCGGCTGTCGTTCTTGCCACCTTTACGGCCGCTAAAACAGACGATGTTAACTCAAAATCTTCTAGAAAAATTTCAGAG TTGCCGATTTATTCTACAGAAGAGGTCAAGTACTTAGAATATAAGGCGCCTGAAAGAACAGAACTGGAGGAATACATTGCGCGAGTGAGAAGGAAAGTATGGACGTTTGGAGAAAACGTGGAG GAACGTTTCGTATCAATGAAGAAGAGTTATATGATGGTGAAAGACAAAGTCATCG AATACAGCAACGTTATCACTCAGACGGCCGACACCGAAGAGAACATCATACCAAAAGTGGCCGCAGTGTCGCTCGTCGGCGTCATCAGCTTTGCAGCAGCCGGCa GTTCAAGGATGAGACAAATCCTTTTGCCACTCGTTGGATCCACGGCAATGGCTGCGGTGTGTTTCCCAACGATAACAAACCAAGTTTTAGTCAAACCCGGAGTGCGAGTCTACCATCAACTAAAAGAGCAACTGATACAGCTAAAAGACAAGGCGACTCATCAAGTAAGCCAACAACAAGTGCGTCACGTAGAGACaccagaagagaaagaaattgTTGAGATTGTTGGACATCGAGAGAGCGAAGACACAAAAGCAGTAGAAGTGGAGGATAAACACGTGGTTGACGAACAAAAGGACGTAGTGCTCAGTGTTTCAGAGActgagtcacgtgacaacgTGCTGAGCATTCAAGGCGACTTTGGACAGTCTGATCCGAGTGACAGTGACATGTATAGTCATCATAGCACGAAATAA
- the LOC134196032 gene encoding protein delta homolog 1-like, with protein GGLNLEVNVSNYYTSPPAFIGSFVYEDSSTSFGDFSSLIILSDLSKTKSLDIKWRVRCSDHFYNEDCFIFCKPVDDVSGHYDCLSNGTKRCLPGWTNPQNNCTTALCASEPCQNNGSCIIEFGEIKCNCIIGYTGDYCETNIDECSSSPCQNNGTCHDDVNSYSCLCKVGYMGINCETSHLPTPFISTKIGCNSSFIQPTSRITYDKTADIIGYSVQLTSIHGQINLEFLLNNNTDHVFLEELQQDTLYTFQIRPRSINGLGIASSSHMLRCENKETNVRLPITATVATATLVISISVILLVLAACYFYRGRRLTSTVDTVTKMNTTELDKQEQMNEDVTYETVVDTDFSTEVITRSQLYEETPMVLTRSQLYEETPMVLTRSQLYMYAEPSAEVVDNQPYT; from the exons GGTGGATTGAATCTGGAAGTTAATGTGTCGAACTATTACACAAGTCCTCCTGCATTTATAGGGTCATTTGTGTATGAGGATAGTAGCACCAGCTTTGGAGATTTTAGTTCGCTAATAATTTTGAGTGATCTCAGTAAAACAAAAAGTCTTGATATTAAGTGGCGAGTGAGATGTAGTGATCATTTCTACAATGAGGATTGTTTCATATTCTGTAAACCTGTGGATGATGTCAGTGGCCACTATGACTGTTTATCAAATGGAACAAAGAGGTGTCTTCCAGGATGGACAAATCCACAAAACAATTGTACTACAG CTTTATGTGCAAGCGAGCCATGCCAGAACAACGGATCATGCATAATTGAGTTTGGTGAGATTAAGTGTAACTGCATCATTGGATACACAGGAGACTATTGTGAAACAA ATATTGATGAATGCTCGTCCAGCCCATGCCAAAATAATGGCACTTGTCATGATGACGTCAACTCATATTCCTGCTTATGTAAAGTTGGATACATGGGAATCAACTGTGAAACAAGTCACTTACCAACTCCATTCATATCAACTAAAATTGGTTGTAACTCCTCATTCATACAGCCAACATCTCGTATCACGTACGATAAAACTGCAGACATCATTGGATATTCAGTACAACTCACAAGCATCCACGGACAGATAAATCTagaatttttattaaataacaaCACAGATCATGTGTTTCTCGAAGAATTGCAGCAAGACACTTTATACACATTTCAGATAAGACCACGAAGTATAAATGGATTGGGGATTGCTTCGAGCTCTCACATGCTTCGTTGCGAAA ACAAGGAGACAAATGTGAGATTACCAATAACAGCCACAGTTGCAACTGCTACATTGGTTATAAGCATTAGTGTCATTCTGCTGGTGCTGGCTGCTTGTTATTTCTATCGAGGAAGGCGCCTAACAAG tactgtagataCTGTGACAAAAATGAATACAACTGAATTAGATAAACAGGAACAAATGAATGAAGATGTTACGTATGAAACGGTGGTTGACACTGACTTTTCCACTGAAGTCATCACAAGAAGTCAATTGTATGAAGAAACACCAATGGTACTAACAAGAAGTCAATTGTATGAAGAAACACCAATGGTACTAACAAGAAGtcagttgtacatgtatgcagaGCCATCAGCTGAAGTGGTAGACAATCAACCATACACTTGA